The Enhydrobacter sp. sequence TGCGTGCCAACGACGAGCCGGATCGAACCCGACGCCAACCCCTCGAGCGTCGCCTTCTTCTGGCGCTGGCCGTCCCTGCCGGTGAGCAGCGCGAGCGTCACGCCGGCCGCTTCCGCGAGCGGTGCGATGGTGACGTAGTGCTGGCGGGCGAGCAGCTCGGTCGGGGCCATCAATGCGGCCTGCGCGCCTGCTTCCGCCGCAATCAGCATGGCGAGGAAGGCAACCAGGGTCTTGCCGCTGCCGACATCGCCCTGCAGCAGCCGGACCATGCGCTCGGGCCGGGCGAGATCGACGGCGATCTCGTCGATCGCCGCCCTCTGGCTCGCGGTGAGCTCGAAGGGCAGGGAGGCCAGCGCCCGATCGCGCAGATGGCCATCGCCCTTCGTCGAACGCCCTGCCACGGTGCGGTTGTGATGGCGTATGAGAGCGATCGCGAGCTGGCTCGCCAGCAGTTCGTCGAAAGCCAGTCGCGCCCGGGCCGGATGCTGGGGCAGCAGATCGGCTTCCGCGGCCGGCGAGTGCACCTGTTCGAGAGCCGACTTCCAGCCCGGCCAATGCTGACGGGCGAGGTAAGCCGGATCCGTCCATTCGGGCAGGCCCGGCGCACGCTCCACGGCTCCGGCGATCGCCTTCTGCAAAGGCTTCTGGGTAAGGCCGGCCGTCAGGCCGTACACCGGCTCGACGCGCAAGATGGAGTCGCGCTGATCCAGAGGAACGACATGGTCGGGGTGCGTCATCTGCAGCTCGCCCTGGTAGATCTCCACCTTGCCGCTCACCACGCGCACCTCGCCCGGCGGCAACAGCCGCTTCAGGTAATCCTCGCGGCCATTGAAGAAGGCGAGGCAAAGATCACCGCTGTCATCCGAGCACCAGACCCGGTAGGGCTGGCGCGAATTGCGGGGCACGAGATGCTGGCCGACCTTGACCGTGATCGTGGCGACCTCGCCGGCCCTGGCCTCGGCGATCCGGGGGGCCTTGCGCCGGTCGACGACGGCGAAGGGCAGGTGCCACAGCAGGTCCACCACCAGCGGCCCGGCGAGTCTTTCCACGAGCTTGCCCAGGCGCGGCCCGATGCCAGGCAGGGACGTCACTTGGGCGAAGAGGGGGGTGAGGCTCTGCGGACGCATGAGAGGTCTGGTTTCGGGCCGCGTGACTTCGCCATCCCCGCCGCCTATATGCTACGCCCTTTTTCGGCCGAACCCTGGGGAAAAGATGGGCGAAGCTCTCGAACTGGAGACGCGGCGCAAGCGTTTGCTCTATCGCAGTGTCTATCGCGGCAACAAGGAGAACGACATTCTCCTTGGCCAGTTCGCACGCGCCCACATCGCCGAATTCGGCGCCGTCGAGCTCGACCAGTACGAGCGGCTGCTCGAGGTCGGCGACAACGAGATCTTCGACTGGGTCGCCGGCAGGGTGCCCGTGCCGCCGGAGGCCGACACGCCGGTGCTGCGCCGGTTCCTGGCGTTCCGTGTGAGGTTCTGAGTGTCGTCGCTTGCCGAACGTTTGGCCGTGCTGCATCGCAAGGCCGGCCGCTGGACCATCGCCGGCCTGCCCGAGGGCGCCGACGCGCTGGTGCTGAGCGAGATCGTGCGCACCACCGGCGGCCAGGACATTCTGCACGTGGCGCGCGACGGCCAGCGGCTCGAACGCCTGCAGGACGGGCTGCGCTTCTTCGCACCCGGGCGCGAGGTGCTGGTTTTCCCGGCCTGGGACTGCCTGCCCTATGACAGACTGTCGCCTCATCCGGATATCGTCGCCGAGCGGCTGGAGACACTGGCGCGGCTTGCGGCGCCGCGCAAACCGGGAGCGCCGGCCCGGGTGATCCTGGCCTCTGCCGGCGCGGTCCTGCAGCGGGTGCCGCCGCATAACCTCTATGCCGAGGCGGCGACGGTGCTGCGCAAGGGACAGACCGTCGAGGTGGCCTCGCTCACGAAGTTCCTGGGCGAAAACGGCTACGGCCGGGCCGATACGGTCATGGAGCCTGGCGAGTTCGCAGTCCGCGGCGGGCTGGTCGATCTTTTCCCGCCTGGCACGCCCGAGCCGCTGCGCCTCGACCTGTTCGGCGACACGCTCGAAGCGATCCGTTCCTTCGATCCGATGAGCCAGCGCTCGACGGGCGAGCGCGATCTGGTCGTGCTTCTGCCCGTGAGCGAAGTGCTGCTCACGCGCGACAGCATCGCGCGGTTCCGCAGCGGCTATCGCGAGCTGTTCGGCAATGTCGCCGGCGAGGATGTGCTCTACGAGGCCGTGTCCGCCGGCCAGCGCCATGTCGGCATGGAGCACTGGCTGCCTCTGTTTCACGAACGGATGGAGACGATCCTCGATTACTGCCCCGGAGCGATCATCACGAACGATCATCAGCTCAGGGAGGCGCTCGAGGCGCGGCACGAGCTGATCGTCGACTACTACGAGGCGCGCCAGAAGACCGGCGCCAAGGGCGGCATGAGCGGCGGCGCGGACTACAAGCCGATGCCGCCGGAGCGACTCTATCTCAAGCCATCGCAGTGGGAAGCCCTGCTGGAGAACCACAGCGTCGTCCAGTTCACGAGCTTCGATGCGCCGCCCGAGGCCGCCGATGCCATCGATCTGGGCGGGCGGCGCCACGACGGCTTCGCCAAGGCCCGCACCACCCAAGGCGTCAACCTGTTCGACGAGGTTGCCGAGCACATCAAGGCGGCCAACGAGTCGGGGCGGCGTGTTCTGATCGCCAGCTACACTGAAGGGTCGGCGGCGCGCCTGCAGCATCTCCTGCAGGAACATGGCGCGACGACGCCCGTTCCGGTGAACGACTATGCGACAGTGCTGGGCCTGCCGCCTGGTGCAGTCGGCGTCGCGGTCTGGCCTCTGGAGCACGGTTTCATCCTCGACGGGCTGGAAGTCGTCGGCGAGGAGGACATCCTGGGCGACCGGCTCTCCCGGCCGGCCAGGAAGCGCCGCCCCTCGGAGCGGTTCATCGCCGAGGCCTCCGCGCTCAGCGACGGTGATCTCGTCGTGCATCGCGAGCACGGCGTCGGGCGCTACGAAGGGCTGGTCACGCTCGAGATCCAGAATGCGCGCCACGACTGCCTGCGGCTCACCTACGAGGGTGGCGACAAGCTCTTCGTGCCGGTCGAGAACATCGACGTGCTGAGCCGCTACGGAAATGCGGAGGAGGGCGCCCAGCTCGATCGGCTGGGCGGCGTCGCCTGGCAGTCACGCAAGGCCAGGCTCAAGCAGCGCATCGCCGACATGGCCGACCGGCTGATCCGGATCGCCGCCGAGCGCGCCGTCCAGCGCGGCGAGACGATGAGCCCGCCGGAAGGACTCTACGACGAGTTCTGCGCCCGCTTCCCCTACGCCGAGACCGACGACCAGCTGCAGGCGATCGCCGACGTGATCGACGATCTCGGGTCCGGCAAGCCGATGGATCGCCTGGTTTGCGGTGACGTCGGCTTCGGCAAGACCGAAGTGGCGTTGCGCGCCGCTTTCGTGGCGGCGATGTCGGGCAAGCAGGTGGCCGTCATCGGGCCGACGACGCTCTTGGCGCGACAGCATCACCGGACCTTCGTCGAGCGCTTCGAGGGCATGCCGCTCAGGATCGGGCGGCTGTCGCGTCTGGTGAGCGCCAAGGAAGCGAAGGAGACCAAGGCGGGGCTGAAGGAGGGCACGGTCGATATCGTGGTCGGCACGCATGCGCTCCTCGCCAAAAGCATCGAGTTCAAGGATCTCGGCCTGCTCATCGTGGACGAGGAGCAGCATTTCGGCGTCGCCCACAAGGAGCGGCTGAAGGAGCTGCGGGCCGATGTCCATGTGCTGACCCTCACCGCCACGCCCATCCCGCGCACCCTGCAACTGGCTTTGACCGGCGTGCGCGACATGAGCCTGATCGCCACGCCACCGGTGGATCGCCTGGCCGTGCGCACTTTCGTGACGCCGTTCGACCCGGTCACGGTCCGCGAGGCGCTGTTACGCGAGCAGTATCGCGGCGGGCAGAGCTTCTATGTCTGCCCGCGCATCGAGGATCTCGCGGGTGTCGCCGAGCAGTTGCGCGAGCTGGTGCCCGAGATCCGCATGGGCATGGCCCACGGTCGCCTGTCAGCCACCGCGATCGAGAACACGATGCAGGATTTCGTCGACGGCAAGTTCGATGTCCTGTTGTCGACCAACATCGTGGAAAGCGGGCTAGACATCCGCAACGCCAACACGATGATCATCCACCGCGCCGACATGTTCGGCCTGGCGCAGCTCTACCAGCTCCGGGGCCGCATCGGTCGCGGCAAGACCCGGGCCTATGCCTATCTCACCGTGCCGCCGGGCCGGGCGTTGAACGAGGCGGCGTCGAAGCGGCTCGAGGTGATGCAGACGCTCGACACGCTGGGCGCCGGCTTCCAGCTCGCGAGCCACGACCTCGACATCCGGGGCGCCGGCAATCTCCTGGGCGAGGAGCAGTCCGGCCATATCCGCGAGGTCGGCATCGAGCTCTACCAGCAGCTCCTCGAGGAGGCCGTGGCGTCCGCGCGCGGTCGCGCGCAGGAGGCGGCACGGGCCGAATGGTCGCCGCAGCTCAATCTCGGCATTCCCGTCCTGATTCCCGAAGAGTACGTCGCCGACCTTTCCGTCCGCATGGGGCTCTACCGGCGGCTCGGCAGCCTGACCAGCCAGGACGACATCGATGCCTTTGCCGCCGAGCTGGTGGACCGCTTCGGCAAGATGCCGCCCGAGGCCGAGTTCCTGCTGAAGACCGTGTCGCTGAAGCTCCTGTGTCGCGCCGCCTCGGTCGAGAAGATCGATGCGGGCGAGAAGGCCGTCGTCTTCAGCTTCCACGACAACAGGTTCCCCAAGCCCGACCGCCTGATCGGCTGGATCCAGAAGAACGCGCCTCTGGTCAAGGCGAGGCCCGACCAGCGCGTGATCGTGCAGCGCGTCTGGCCGGACGAGCGCCAGCGGCTTTCCGGCGTGACCGGGATCGTTTCCGCGATGGCGAAGCTCGCGGCTTGAGAAGCGGGAGCGCCGCCCGCCTGGCGCAGCGCAGCAACCAATCCCTGAGCCGCGTGTCGCCGCAGGCGCGGGCCAGGGCGAGCGCTCCGACGGCCAGGATGGCCACGGTGGTCGCATCGGCATCGAGCCGGCGTCCTCGCCGGCCGCGGGCCAGCTCTCCGATCAGGGCGTAGAGGATGTTGGCATAGGCCAGACGCGCCGCCATCGGCGCGCGAGCGACGTCGCCCGGGAGCGACGCCAGCGTGCATGCCTGGGCATTGGCCGCAAGCGCCGCCTTGTCGAGGTAGAGGGCGAGGGCCGTCTCCGCATCCGAGGCGCGCACCGCGGCCAGCAGGCCGTGCCCGGCGAGGATCACTTCGGCAAAAAGATCGCCCTTCGACCTGAAGTGGGCATAGAAGGCGCCGCGCGTGAGGCCGGCCGCCAGCATGATGTCGTCGATGTTGGTGCCGGCATAGCCGCGCAACCGGAACAGGCGGGCGGCATGCTCGAAGATCTCGGCCCTGGTGCGGGCCTTGCGTGCGGCGCTGACGGGCACCTTACCTTCAGGATATGCCGATCAACATATCATATTCTCATTAACATAGGACCTGGTGTTCGTCACTCCAGGCAACCGTTCCCGGTGCTCCAAACGTGGCGAACGATCCTTGATCTATCGCAAGGTCCACCGCTTCGTTCAGGACGACATGGCTTCCGAGGCTGGCCTGTCGCCGTATGCACCGTTGTCGAGGGCGGAGACGGTATGTGCGGAAATGCGTATGGACGTGCTTTCGGGTCCATGTAAGCTCCTGGCAGGATTTCATGGTCTCACCTGGGCGATTTACGGGGGAGAACAGCGTGTCTGGCCGGCGTAACATCATCGTGCTGATCGTCACCACCTGGGCGTTCACCATATGCTTCGCGGTGTGGATGATGTTCGGGGTAATCGGCATTCCTCTGCGCCGCGAGCTGCAGCTCGATTCGACGCAGTTCGGGCTACTGACAGCCACGCCGATCCTCACCGGCTCTCTTTTCCGATTGCCGCTCGGCCTCTGGACCGATCGCGTCGGCGGCCGCATCCTCATGACGTTGCTGCTGGTGCTGTGTGCGGTCCCGCTCTGGTTCGCGGCCGACGCGACGGCCTTCTGGCAGTTTCTCCTGCTCGGCCTGGCGCTGGGGCTGGTCGGCGCGTCCTTCTCGGTCGGCACGCCCTATGTGGCGCGCTTCTTTCCGCCGGAGCGGCGCGGCCTCGCCATGGGCGTGTTCGGCGCGGGAACCGTCGGCGCGGCGCTCAACATGTTTGTCGCGCCGTCACTGATGAACGCCTATGGCTGGCAGGCGGTGCCGCGCACCTATGCGACGGCCCTTTTGCTCACTGCAGCGATCTTCTGGCTCCTGTCGGCGCCGGATCCGGGTGCCGGCAAGGCCGGGGGCTCGCTGCGTCAGCAGTTGGCCGTCATGCGCGACCGGCGCGTCTGGAAGTACTGCCAGTACTACTCCATCGTGTTCGGCGGCTTCACCGC is a genomic window containing:
- the recG gene encoding ATP-dependent DNA helicase RecG, with protein sequence MRPQSLTPLFAQVTSLPGIGPRLGKLVERLAGPLVVDLLWHLPFAVVDRRKAPRIAEARAGEVATITVKVGQHLVPRNSRQPYRVWCSDDSGDLCLAFFNGREDYLKRLLPPGEVRVVSGKVEIYQGELQMTHPDHVVPLDQRDSILRVEPVYGLTAGLTQKPLQKAIAGAVERAPGLPEWTDPAYLARQHWPGWKSALEQVHSPAAEADLLPQHPARARLAFDELLASQLAIALIRHHNRTVAGRSTKGDGHLRDRALASLPFELTASQRAAIDEIAVDLARPERMVRLLQGDVGSGKTLVAFLAMLIAAEAGAQAALMAPTELLARQHYVTIAPLAEAAGVTLALLTGRDGQRQKKATLEGLASGSIRLVVGTHALVQEDVEFADLALAVVDEQHRFGVHQRMALSSKSHAVDLLVMTATPIPRTLMLAAYGDLDVSKLTEKPAGRQPIDTRTIPLERIGEVVDAVGRTIATGARIYWVCPLVEESEEVDLANAQERHRLLGERFPGKVGLVHGRMKGAEREAAMAAFADGRLSILVATTVIEVGVDVPAATVMVIEHAERFGLAQLHQLRGRVGRGAARSTCLLLYAQPLGETARARLGIMRETEDGFRIAEEDLRLRGAGELLGTRQSGLPDMRLADLSAHADLLEAARDDARLTIERDPDLRSPRGEALRALLYLFRRDDAVRTLRAG
- a CDS encoding succinate dehydrogenase assembly factor 2, translating into MGEALELETRRKRLLYRSVYRGNKENDILLGQFARAHIAEFGAVELDQYERLLEVGDNEIFDWVAGRVPVPPEADTPVLRRFLAFRVRF
- the mfd gene encoding transcription-repair coupling factor, which codes for MSSLAERLAVLHRKAGRWTIAGLPEGADALVLSEIVRTTGGQDILHVARDGQRLERLQDGLRFFAPGREVLVFPAWDCLPYDRLSPHPDIVAERLETLARLAAPRKPGAPARVILASAGAVLQRVPPHNLYAEAATVLRKGQTVEVASLTKFLGENGYGRADTVMEPGEFAVRGGLVDLFPPGTPEPLRLDLFGDTLEAIRSFDPMSQRSTGERDLVVLLPVSEVLLTRDSIARFRSGYRELFGNVAGEDVLYEAVSAGQRHVGMEHWLPLFHERMETILDYCPGAIITNDHQLREALEARHELIVDYYEARQKTGAKGGMSGGADYKPMPPERLYLKPSQWEALLENHSVVQFTSFDAPPEAADAIDLGGRRHDGFAKARTTQGVNLFDEVAEHIKAANESGRRVLIASYTEGSAARLQHLLQEHGATTPVPVNDYATVLGLPPGAVGVAVWPLEHGFILDGLEVVGEEDILGDRLSRPARKRRPSERFIAEASALSDGDLVVHREHGVGRYEGLVTLEIQNARHDCLRLTYEGGDKLFVPVENIDVLSRYGNAEEGAQLDRLGGVAWQSRKARLKQRIADMADRLIRIAAERAVQRGETMSPPEGLYDEFCARFPYAETDDQLQAIADVIDDLGSGKPMDRLVCGDVGFGKTEVALRAAFVAAMSGKQVAVIGPTTLLARQHHRTFVERFEGMPLRIGRLSRLVSAKEAKETKAGLKEGTVDIVVGTHALLAKSIEFKDLGLLIVDEEQHFGVAHKERLKELRADVHVLTLTATPIPRTLQLALTGVRDMSLIATPPVDRLAVRTFVTPFDPVTVREALLREQYRGGQSFYVCPRIEDLAGVAEQLRELVPEIRMGMAHGRLSATAIENTMQDFVDGKFDVLLSTNIVESGLDIRNANTMIIHRADMFGLAQLYQLRGRIGRGKTRAYAYLTVPPGRALNEAASKRLEVMQTLDTLGAGFQLASHDLDIRGAGNLLGEEQSGHIREVGIELYQQLLEEAVASARGRAQEAARAEWSPQLNLGIPVLIPEEYVADLSVRMGLYRRLGSLTSQDDIDAFAAELVDRFGKMPPEAEFLLKTVSLKLLCRAASVEKIDAGEKAVVFSFHDNRFPKPDRLIGWIQKNAPLVKARPDQRVIVQRVWPDERQRLSGVTGIVSAMAKLAA
- a CDS encoding TetR family transcriptional regulator → MPVSAARKARTRAEIFEHAARLFRLRGYAGTNIDDIMLAAGLTRGAFYAHFRSKGDLFAEVILAGHGLLAAVRASDAETALALYLDKAALAANAQACTLASLPGDVARAPMAARLAYANILYALIGELARGRRGRRLDADATTVAILAVGALALARACGDTRLRDWLLRCARRAALPLLKPRASPSRKRSRSRRKAAGARPARRAARSRAGRASP
- a CDS encoding MFS transporter, which produces MSGRRNIIVLIVTTWAFTICFAVWMMFGVIGIPLRRELQLDSTQFGLLTATPILTGSLFRLPLGLWTDRVGGRILMTLLLVLCAVPLWFAADATAFWQFLLLGLALGLVGASFSVGTPYVARFFPPERRGLAMGVFGAGTVGAALNMFVAPSLMNAYGWQAVPRTYATALLLTAAIFWLLSAPDPGAGKAGGSLRQQLAVMRDRRVWKYCQYYSIVFGGFTALSVWMPQYFVSEYGFSVTQAALLAASFSLPGGLLRSVGGALSDRFGAHEVTWWVLWVAWIALFLLSYPHTDFAIRTVDGTRSFTIALSPWLFCGLLFIVGIAFAFGMASTFKYIGMDFPQDIGAVSGLVGMVGGLGGFLLPIMFGRLLDWLGFNSSIFMLLYGIVAVSLMLSYLTEVRRAPVMGETVEPLATRP